One genomic region from Nitrospirota bacterium encodes:
- the lpxI gene encoding UDP-2,3-diacylglucosamine diphosphatase LpxI (LpxI, functionally equivalent to LpxH, replaces it in LPS biosynthesis in a minority of bacteria.) — MTDGERIGLIAGNGRFPIIFADNARRLGYHVSAVAHEGETEPELAGHVDRIHWIKIGQLNKLIKAFKEDGVHQAVMLGGIKKTHMFTTVRPDFRALALATRLALWKDDDLLREIAKELEQEGIAICESTFGLEGILVEEGPLTERTPSEKEWADIRYGWDVAHDIGRLDIGQCVVIKDRVVVAVEAVEGTDGAIKRGGDLAKEGAVVVKRSKPQQDLRFDLPAVGPRTIEVMASVKASVLAVEAGRTILLDREIMLEKAKFARIAIVGIKQDAMGEP, encoded by the coding sequence ATGACCGATGGCGAGCGAATTGGGCTGATTGCCGGCAACGGCCGGTTTCCGATCATCTTTGCGGATAATGCCAGAAGGCTGGGTTATCACGTGTCGGCGGTGGCACATGAAGGCGAGACGGAACCGGAGTTGGCCGGCCATGTGGATCGGATCCATTGGATCAAGATCGGCCAGCTCAATAAACTGATCAAGGCCTTCAAGGAAGACGGCGTCCATCAGGCTGTGATGCTGGGCGGGATCAAGAAGACCCATATGTTTACCACGGTCCGGCCTGACTTTCGCGCCTTGGCATTGGCGACGAGGTTGGCGCTCTGGAAAGACGACGATCTCTTGCGTGAAATCGCAAAGGAACTCGAGCAAGAAGGGATCGCCATCTGTGAGTCGACCTTCGGGCTTGAGGGGATTCTCGTGGAAGAAGGGCCGTTGACCGAACGGACTCCATCGGAGAAAGAATGGGCGGACATCCGCTACGGCTGGGACGTGGCGCATGACATCGGCCGTCTCGATATCGGGCAATGTGTCGTGATTAAAGATCGCGTGGTTGTGGCCGTCGAAGCGGTCGAAGGCACCGATGGCGCCATCAAACGCGGCGGCGATCTGGCCAAGGAGGGCGCGGTGGTGGTCAAACGATCGAAGCCGCAGCAGGACTTGCGATTCGATCTCCCGGCCGTGGGGCCTCGAACGATTGAAGTGATGGCATCGGTCAAGGCTTCCGTGTTGGCGGTCGAAGCCGGACGGACCATTTTGTTGGATCGTGAGATTATGTTGGAGAAGGCTAAGTTTGCCCGCATTGCCATTGTCGGGATTAAGCAGGATGCGATGGGGGAGCCGTAA
- the lpxA gene encoding acyl-ACP--UDP-N-acetylglucosamine O-acyltransferase gives MQIHASAIVHPKAQLAADVVVGPFCVVGEHVTIGSGTRLVSHVAVDGWTEIGARCELHPFVSIGAPPQHLAYKGEPTKVVIGDDNIFREYVTVNRATVQGGGTTTIGSKNFLMAYVHVAHDCHLGSHLILANAASLAGHITIGDHAIIGGLTGIHQHVRVGSYSMVGGCCALGQDLPPFMRAAGGYRARMYGLNSVGLRRQGFSTDRISVLKRAYDMLFRSGHRTAEAAKLAKVEFGDQPDVMTVLGFLEGTKRGICRSVGKDQENEE, from the coding sequence GTGCAGATTCATGCGAGTGCCATCGTCCACCCTAAGGCGCAGTTGGCCGCCGACGTCGTGGTGGGCCCATTTTGTGTGGTTGGCGAACATGTCACCATCGGGTCTGGGACGCGACTCGTGTCTCATGTCGCCGTCGATGGCTGGACGGAGATCGGTGCGCGGTGCGAGCTGCATCCCTTCGTCTCGATCGGCGCCCCACCCCAACATCTCGCCTATAAGGGCGAACCGACTAAGGTCGTGATCGGCGACGACAACATTTTCCGGGAATATGTCACGGTCAATCGCGCAACCGTACAAGGCGGCGGGACGACGACGATCGGCTCCAAGAATTTCCTCATGGCCTATGTGCACGTCGCCCACGACTGTCATCTCGGCAGCCATCTCATCCTGGCCAATGCCGCCAGTTTGGCCGGCCACATCACCATTGGTGACCATGCGATCATCGGGGGATTGACCGGGATTCATCAACATGTGCGGGTCGGGTCCTACTCCATGGTTGGCGGCTGTTGCGCCCTCGGGCAGGACCTTCCTCCCTTCATGCGGGCGGCGGGCGGCTATCGTGCGCGGATGTACGGCCTCAATTCGGTGGGGTTGCGCCGACAGGGGTTTTCCACCGATCGGATCTCGGTGTTGAAACGAGCCTACGACATGTTGTTCCGATCGGGGCATCGAACGGCTGAAGCGGCTAAATTGGCAAAGGTCGAGTTCGGCGATCAACCGGACGTGATGACGGTGTTGGGGTTTCTCGAAGGAACGAAACGCGGCATCTGTCGGTCGGTCGGTAAAGATCAGGAGAATGAGGAGTAA
- the fabZ gene encoding 3-hydroxyacyl-ACP dehydratase FabZ encodes MSVMEQAEIQALLPHRYPFLLVDRIQELDPDKRIVGIKNVTINEPFFLGHFPGRPVMPGVLILEAMSQVGAILAFKSLGNAARPVVYLTGVDGAKFRKPVVPGDQLRFEIEVVRKRPPFWKMEGKAFVGEELVCEAEVTAMVTEEKAVKGDA; translated from the coding sequence ATGTCCGTCATGGAGCAAGCCGAAATACAGGCGCTTTTGCCGCACCGGTACCCCTTTCTTCTGGTCGATCGGATTCAGGAACTGGATCCCGACAAACGAATCGTCGGGATCAAGAACGTGACGATCAACGAACCTTTCTTTCTGGGGCATTTCCCTGGACGCCCGGTCATGCCAGGGGTGTTGATTCTGGAAGCCATGTCTCAAGTTGGCGCTATTCTGGCGTTTAAGTCGCTGGGGAACGCCGCACGTCCGGTCGTCTATTTGACCGGTGTCGATGGCGCGAAGTTCAGAAAACCGGTCGTGCCCGGTGACCAGTTGCGATTCGAGATCGAGGTCGTGAGGAAACGGCCGCCGTTCTGGAAGATGGAAGGGAAGGCCTTCGTCGGAGAGGAACTCGTCTGCGAAGCCGAAGTGACCGCGATGGTCACGGAAGAAAAGGCCGTAAAAGGTGATGCGTGA
- a CDS encoding OmpH family outer membrane protein, producing MERMSVTGLVGAVGLWLMMVSPGLSADVPKVGVMDQQAVIEQSKAGKRALEELKSYSTTRQKIINADDQELKELEQTIQDGKLTDSAKQEKQNQFQAKLEAYQRRLGDFNREIQQKQRDMVAEYSKKVQAAAQAVAEKNGYVAIIDKGSEIAIKVVLYHQPALDVTDQMVKEFDRQNK from the coding sequence ATGGAACGAATGAGTGTGACTGGTCTAGTCGGTGCCGTGGGATTGTGGTTGATGATGGTGTCGCCGGGGTTGTCGGCTGATGTCCCGAAGGTTGGGGTGATGGATCAGCAAGCGGTCATCGAGCAGTCGAAGGCCGGCAAGCGGGCCTTAGAAGAGCTGAAGTCCTACTCTACGACCAGACAGAAAATCATCAATGCCGACGATCAAGAGTTGAAAGAGTTGGAACAGACGATTCAAGACGGGAAATTGACCGACAGTGCGAAGCAGGAGAAGCAGAATCAGTTCCAGGCCAAACTGGAGGCCTATCAACGTCGGTTGGGCGACTTCAATCGCGAGATTCAACAAAAGCAACGTGACATGGTGGCAGAGTACTCGAAGAAAGTGCAAGCGGCTGCCCAGGCCGTGGCAGAAAAGAATGGCTACGTTGCGATCATCGACAAGGGGAGCGAGATTGCGATCAAAGTCGTACTCTACCATCAGCCTGCCCTGGATGTGACCGATCAGATGGTGAAGGAGTTCGATCGGCAGAATAAGTAG
- a CDS encoding OmpH family outer membrane protein — translation MGQVYDHERGSGVMQVDHVCRTLFSAVCLAMGLAVAGCAAGVAKVEGKVGLVDPARVLSETNAGKKAKDSLSAFSKNRQALIELEEKELRRMEEDFGRQASVLSPTAKREREEQFRRRMAEYQQKAGDMNREVQEKQKDVLEGFREKVEHVVGKVSKRLGLQVVMDKGKGGPTLYSDEGLDITGQVIDEFNREYP, via the coding sequence ATGGGACAAGTCTATGACCATGAGCGAGGTAGCGGTGTGATGCAGGTTGACCATGTATGTCGGACTCTGTTCTCTGCGGTTTGTCTTGCCATGGGCCTTGCTGTCGCCGGCTGCGCTGCCGGCGTGGCGAAGGTTGAGGGGAAGGTGGGTCTCGTCGATCCAGCCCGTGTCCTCAGCGAGACAAATGCGGGAAAGAAGGCCAAGGATTCCTTGAGTGCCTTCTCTAAGAATCGTCAGGCCTTGATCGAGCTGGAAGAAAAAGAGCTTCGCCGTATGGAGGAGGATTTTGGGAGACAGGCCAGCGTATTGAGCCCGACAGCGAAACGGGAGCGTGAAGAGCAGTTTCGGCGCAGGATGGCGGAGTATCAGCAGAAAGCCGGAGACATGAACCGGGAGGTTCAAGAGAAGCAAAAAGACGTGCTCGAAGGGTTTCGTGAAAAGGTGGAGCATGTCGTGGGAAAAGTCTCCAAGCGCCTGGGGCTCCAGGTCGTCATGGACAAGGGAAAGGGAGGCCCCACGTTATATAGCGATGAAGGGCTCGATATTACAGGCCAGGTGATCGACGAATTTAACCGCGAGTATCCGTAG